atgagggtcAGCACAAGAAGCAGCAGAAGAGCAGAGCAAAAAAGAGCCCCCGAGCTGAGAAGCAACTTGTAACATccccaatttaagtttaattttaaaaGGAAAAACCTTAATGCACTTTGTAATgtcattactattattattattgcatttTATGTTGCATATGCTGCCCTGTTTTCATTGTCGTCTtgagggacttttattttgaatgaacGACACTAGTAAGTTTCTACCGCGAGGTAAACGAGAGAAAAACCATACTGTATAAGGAACTACACAGGCAATTAGCACCCTCCCATGAGGAATAAGTTCTTCACGGTGGTTGGTTTGTTGTGGATGAGTTTAGAGACTTCAATAAAGACAAAGACCATCAGTTCAAGACTTCTGACTATAATTCGGTGGGGATGCTACACAACTCCTCTTGTCATTCACCTGGGCCACCCCCAAATCACAGGGTATCTGTTATCTGAGAGCAGTGGGTGTGTCCTACAGTAGGTAAATCTCATACCTATAGACTATAGTGTAGTTCTTAGTCTACAACTATGCACAAATACATTCAATTCAAAACCAAACAGCTAAGACAATAGTGAGCAACAAGTACCCACACAGATGTAAATTGACTGTGAAAGGCATTCtttagaaatgcaaaagattGGCCAAAAAGACTGGGCTTACAGTAACCACCTAGTGGAAGTACAATTGTAATGGTTTAAAATCGTGTATAAATTAGTATAAAGACATTTCAACAAATTCCAGTTCTAATTTCTTTATTATTcaatattagtagtagtagtatgtcTGGTATGTCTGTCTTTTGTGGAATGGATCCTTTAAATCTGTGAATCTGAACTTGTATCTGTTttcagaatagaatagaataatgcatattacacattttaatcattgtcTGAGGAGCAATTTGTCCAAGTGTTCTTTGTCTGATGTTTTTGCAGATTAAGTGCTGATCTGACCCAGGATCAGTCcaggtgtggagtgtgtgagcaGGTCCTGAGGGACCCAGTCATCACCACCTGTGGACACAGTTTCTGCAGGCAGTGCATCAGCAGCTACTGGGAGCAGCCTGGACTACCAGGAGACCAAGTCTGTCCCCAGTGTGGGAAGACATGCAGAACCCAACCTCCTCTACAGCCTCCTCTGGATGAACACACAGATATGAGCACACAGGGTGAACACACAGGCCTGATCAACAGCAGAACACACCTGCACACTGAACATACACCAGGCAGAAAGAGGGAACTAGGTGAGTATACATTTTGGACATTTTGGCTTTTTAGAGAGAttaatactttattcatccctgGGTTAAATTTTACACATCCAGTAGTTTAtacaaccataacacaacaaacatacatacacacatacagtatatctcacatacatacaaatcacTCACAGAAATGTCAAAATTAAAGAGCGATTGAAGAGATTGCAAAGGTCTGGTATGGACTGACCATGTAATGTATTGACCATGTTAAGGGGCTATGGTTgagtgtgtgcaatggtggtagtgcaaaagtGAACAGTGCAGGGATTAAACAGTGCATTTTAAACActgtattgatttaatgtttttctgAGAAGTAAAGTAATGTTATCAAACTGAACAATTGTAATTTTCAAATGCTGTCATTTGTAAACAGATGAGGACCTGAGGAGAGTTATAGAGAATCACAAAGTCAGTCTGAAGAGGAGGTTTGAGAACATATCTGAAGGCATCATCAAACCAGGAGCTGAGACACTCCTCAATAAGATCTACACAGAGCTCTAcatcacagagggagagagtgaaggggtgAATAAGGAACATGAGGTTTGGCAGGTAGAGTCAGCATCCAGATCTCAAAACACAGAAGACACACCAATCAACTGCAATGACATATTCAAGCCCTTACCTGGACAGAAGAAGCACACCAGAACTGTGATGACCAAAGGTGTTGCTGGAATTGGAAAAACAGTCTCAGTGCAAAAGTTCATTCTTGATTGGACAGATGGGGCAGCCAATCAAGATATAGATTTTATATTTGCCCTTTCTTTCCGTGAGCTTAATTTAGTCAAGGGTGATCAGTACAGTCTTCACAGGCTCCTGCTGGACTTCCACCCTGAGCTGAAGGAGCTGAATGATGGTGAGGGATACAAAGACTGTCAGGTTGTGTTCATCTTTGATGGTTTGGATGAGAGTCGGTTGACTCTGGATCTGGAACAGAACAGTAAGTTGTCTGATGTGAAACAAACATCATCAGTGGATGTTCTGATGACGAGCCTCATTCAGGGAACTCTGCTTCCCTCTGCACTCATCTGGATAACCTCACGACCAGCAGCAGCCAGTCAGATTCCAGCTCAGTACATCAACCAGGTAACAGAAGTACGAGGATTCAATGACCCACAGAAGGAAGAATACTTCAGGAAGAGAATCGGTGATGATAGTCAGGCCAACAGAATCATCTCTCACATTAAAGCATCCAGGAGTCTCCACATCATGTGCCACATTCCAGTCTTCTGTTGGATTGCAGCCACTGTACTTGAGCAGAttatgaaaaagaaaaacattaaagACATTCCCAAaacactgacagagatgttcATACAATTCTTGCTTATCCAGACCACCAGGAAGGATCAGAAATATCAGAGTGAAACTAAAGCAAATCAAGCGAAAGTTCTGGAATCTCAGAGAGAGATTTTACTGAAGCTGGCAGAACTGGCTTTCAGGAGTTTGGACAATGGAAATCTGATGTTTTATAAAGAAGACCTGCAAGAGTGTGGCATTGATGTCAGTGAAGCCTCAGTGTACTCTGGCATGTGTACTGAGATCTTCAAGACAGAATCTGTGTTTCACCAGAAGAAGGTCTACTGCTTTGTGCATCTCAGTGTCCAGGAGTTTCTGGCAGCTTTGTATGTGTTTCACTCTTATGTGACTGAGAACCTTGCGGCACTGACATCCCTTATCAGTGacgaacacagacagagagatgatcCCAACCCCTCGATTTTATCATCTCTTCAAGCAGTGCTGGGCTTACAATCACAGGATCATCTACATGTGCTGCTCAAGAGTGCAGTGGATGAGGCTTTGAAGAGCAGCAATGGACACCTGGATCTCTTCCTTCGCTTCCTTATGGGCATTTCTCTGGAGAGCAATCAGAGACTTTTAAAAGGTCTACTGAACCAAACATACAGCACCTCAAAGAGTATTAAAGAAACATGTCAATATATGAAGGAGCTGAACAGAAAAGATCTCTCTCCTGAACGATGCATCAATCTTTTCCACTGCTTATTTGAAATGAATGATCATTCTATGCACAAAGAAATTCAGAAATTCCTGTCATCACCAAAGAACATCAAACAGAAGTTGTCTCCTGCCCACTGTTCAGCACTGGCCCACATGCTTCTGATGTCTGAGGATGTGCTGGAAGAGATTGACCTGAAGAAATACAACACATCAGATGAGGGACGCAGGAGACTGATCCCAGCTGTGAGGTGCTGCAGAAAGGCACGGTGAGTTTCTGATGGAGAGACTATAGAGATTACATATAATGTTGTCACTGCTGTTTACTACTGATCTAGTCCTATTAAACATTTAATGATGCCTAAAGGTGAAATAGTCTTGATTTGAAGAAGAGGGGAATTAACAACATTCCATATTCACTACAGGATTGTGGTTGATAACTTGGCAGAGAAATTACACATACATTAATATATTGCTTTTATTTAAATAAGTCCACTAACATTACTGTCAAGCCGAattttgtaggtgtgtgtgtgtgtgtgtgtgtgtgtgtgtgtgtgtgcacatagtgCATGCTCACACGCATTTGAGTGATATTACAGGGTaataatagcctagaaatctagacgcacccctagcggcagcgaattacatttgctgccagggctagtctagcaactctccgttggcttgtgagctccagaaatcgaaacttaatcaggccaatgaaatcgtgtatagagtcgttaggtgggtttaacataatgatggatggcagagttgcaacggtttggcttgaattccctgctacttgaaaacaaataagatggatgttgctgctggcgaacagtgtgacacgagttaagcttttatta
This window of the Alosa alosa isolate M-15738 ecotype Scorff River chromosome 7, AALO_Geno_1.1, whole genome shotgun sequence genome carries:
- the LOC125297247 gene encoding NACHT, LRR and PYD domains-containing protein 12-like (The sequence of the model RefSeq protein was modified relative to this genomic sequence to represent the inferred CDS: added 150 bases not found in genome assembly) is translated as MSVSQEREEAAGHSETLRPESAAHSCVQQSSKPTHSDGGPQTPRPPSPVPSCVSMKSDASIELPPKFSSEPVPSGLKETPTAARMSVSQEREEAAGHSETLRTESAAHSCVQPSSKPTHSDGGPQTPRPPSPVPSCVSMKSDQSMLDMPYFSSESVPSGLIPQTPRPPSPVPSCVSMKSDQSMLDMPYFSSEPVPSGLILSADLTQDQSRCGVCEQVLRDPVITTCGHSFCRQCISSYWEQPGLPGDQVCPQCGKTCRTQPPLQPPLDEHTDMSTQGEHTGLINSRTHLHTEHTPGRKRELDEDLRRVIENHKVSLKRRFENISEGIIKPGAETLLNKIYTELYITEGESEGVNKEHEVWQVESASRSQNTEDTPINCNDIFKPLPGQKKHTRTVMTKGVAGIGKTVSVQKFILDWTDGAANQDIDFIFALSFRELNLVKGDQYSLHRLLLDFHPELKELNDGEGYKDCQVVFIFDGLDESRLTLDLEQNSKLSDVKQTSSVDVLMTSLIQGTLLPSALIWITSRPAAASQIPAQYINQVTEVRGFNDPQKEEYFRKRIGDDSQANRIISHIKASRSLHIMCHIPVFCWIAATVLEQIMKKKNIKDIPKTLTEMFIQFLLIQTTRKDQKYQSETKANQAKVLESQREILLKLAELAFRSLDNGNLMFYKEDLQECGIDVSEASVYSGMCTEIFKTESVFHQKKVYCFVHLSVQEFLAALYVFHSYVTENLAALTSLISDEHRQRDDPNPSILSSLQAVLGLQSQDHLHVLLKSAVDEALKSSNGHLDLFLRFLMGISLESNQRLLKGLLNQTYSTSKSIKETCQYMKELNRKDLSPERCINLFHCLFEMNDHSMHKEIQKFLSSPKNIKQKLSPAHCSALAHMLLMSEDVLEEIDLKKYNTSDEGRRRLIPAVRCCRKARLFECRLSEKSCGIVAAVLQSPNSLTELDLNHNDLGDSGVQLLSKGLSSPNCKLQTLRLAECRLSEKSCGILAVVLQSPNSLTELDLNHNDLGDSGVQLLSKGLSSPNCKLQTLRLAECRLSDKSCGVVAAVLQSPNSLTELDLSHNDLGDSGVQLLSKGLSSPNCKLQTLRLSKCGVSDEGYVCLALALMINPSCVKELYVNNNHSGGSAQKLLSATLEDPHRKVETLQFADCKLSDKSCEIVASVLQSANSLLQLDLSDNDLGDSGVQLLSKGLSSFNCKIHTLRLAECKLSENACGVVAAVLQSPNSLTELDLSHNDLGDSGVQLLSKGLSSPNCKLQTLRLAECKLSEKSCGILAAVLQSPNSLTELDLSHNDLGDSGVQLLSKGLSSPNCKLQTLRLAECKLSEKACGVVAAVLQSPNSLTELDLNHNDLRDSGVQLLSKGLSSPNCKLQTLRLVLDMSL